Genomic segment of Cronobacter dublinensis subsp. dublinensis LMG 23823:
CCGGAGAATGTCATTGCCGATCTGGAAATCCATCCGGTGAAACGCATTGAAGAAGTGCTGAGTCTGGCGCTGCAAAACGCGCCGTACGGCATGCAGGTCGCGACCGCAAAATAGTGACCTGACGCAAGCAGGCTGAGAAAAACAGGGCTGGTGAGTGCTTTCGCACTTGCCAGCCTTTTTTTGTATAGCTACTTTAGATTGCCAGTCCGGGGAGCCATCAACAACTCCTGTTGTAAGGGCATGAGAGGACTGCTATAACTGCTGCGCGGTCGCGTCGTGAAGGATTCCGGTGCGATATAAAATATAAAGAGAGGAAGAGAAGAGTGAATAAGTCTCAACTGATAGACAAAATTGCCGCAGGTGCCGATATTTCTAAAGCAGCGGCTGGACGTGCGTTAGATGCTTTGATTGATTCCGTTACCGAATCTCTGCAGGCAGGGGATGAAGTTGCGCTGGTTGGCTTTGGTACTTTTGCTGTTCGTGAACGTGCTGCCCGCACCGGCCGCAACCCACAGACTGGCAAGGAAATCACCATCGCAGCGGCGAAAGTTCCGGGTTTCCGTGCTGGTAAAGCGCTGAAAGACGCGGTTAACTGATCCTGTGGCTTGCGATACCGCAGCCGGGGGATAAAAAAACAAGGCGCATCATCTGATGTGCCTTTTTTATTTCTGGACGAGTTATCTGGCGATATGGGCTGACAACCGCCCCGGTTTCTTGTCACAATACGCCTTTGCGCGCAGCGGCCGAGCGGATGTCGTCACGTTTCTGTGCGAGTTCTACCTGTCATTCTACAGCGGAGTGTTGTTACACCATGATGGACAATTTACGCGCGGCGGCGAATCACGTCGTGCTCAAGATCATTCTGGGTTTGATTATCCTGTCATTCATACTGACTGGCGTGAGTAACTACCTGATTGGCGGTAACAGCAACTATGCCGCAAAAGTTAACGACCAGGAGATAAGCCGGGCCCAGCTTGAGAACGCGGTTAACGCGGAGCGCAACAACCGTGAGAGAAGAATGGGCGAGCGCTTCTCGGAACTCGCTGCTGATGAAAAATACATGGCCAGTATGCGCCAGGAAGTGCTGCAGGGCCTGATTGACGAAGCCCTGATCGACCAGTACGCGCGCACGCTCCATCTGGAGATCAGCGACGAACAGGTGCGTGACGCTATTTTCAAAAATCCGGCGTTCCAGGAAAACGGCAAATTTGATAACGCGCGCTACAACGCGATTATCACCAGCATGGGCATGAGCGCCGATCAATACGCGCAGGCGCTGCGTCGCCAGCTCACCACCGACCAACTGGTCAACGCTGTCGTCGGCAGCGACTTCATCCTGCCGGGCGAAAACGATCAGTTTGCCGCGCTGTTCTCGCAGCAGCGTCAGGTGCGCACCGCGACTATCGCTATCGATGCGCTGGCGCAGAAGCAGCAGGTTTCCGAACAGGAAATCAGCGATTACTACCAGCAACACACCAATAACTTCATGTCGCCTGAGCAGTTCCGCATCAGCTACATCAAGCTTGACGCCGCCGCGCTCGCTGAGAACGCCAGCGAAGAAGAGATTCAGGCGTACTATGACAAACATCAGGATGCGTTCGGTCAGCCGCAGCGCAACCGCTACAGCCTGATCCAGACCAAAACCGAAGCCGACGCGAAAGCGGTGCTGGCGCAGCTCAAACAGGGCGCGGATTTCGCCACGCTCGCGAAAGAGAAATCGGTAGATGTCATCACGGCTCGTAACGGCGGCGACATGGGCTGGCTCGAGCCGGGCACCACGCCGGAAGAGTTCAAAAACGCCGGTCTGAAAGAGAAAGGCCAGCTTTCCGACGTTATCAAATCGTCGGTCGGCTTCCTGATTGTGCGTCTTGACGACATTGAACCAGCCAAAGTGAAGCCGCTTTCAGAAGTGCATAACGATATCAGCGCTAAAGTGAAGCAGGAGAAAGCGCTCGACGCCTTCTTCGCGCTGCAACGCACCGTGAGTGACGCGGCGAACAACGATAACGAGTCGCTGGCGAGCGCCGAGAAAGCCGCTGGCGTGAAAGCAGTCCAGACCGACTGGTTCAGCCGCGATGCCGTGCCGCAGGAGATCAACTTCAAACCGGTTACCGACGCGGTATTTGGCGGTAATCTGCTGGGCCAGAACGGCACGCCGGGCAGCAACTCCGACATCATCACCGTCGATGGCGATCGCGCTTTCGTCCTGCGTATCACCGATCACAAACCGCAGGCGGAAAAACCGCTTGCCGAGGTGAAAGATCAGGTGACCGCGCTGGTGAAACATGAAAAAGCGCTTAAACAAGCGAATGACGATGCGCAGAAACTGCTGAGCGCGCTGAACGCAGGCAAAGGCGACGATGCGCTGAAAGCGGCCGGCATTGCCTTCAGCCCGGCGAAAACCTTCGAGCGCAGCACGATGGATACGCTGACGCAGCCGGTCTTCGCCCTGCCGCTGCCGGCGAAAGACAAACCGAGCTACGGCATCGGCAACGACATGCAGGGCAACGTTGTTCTGCTGGCGCTGGATGACGTTCGCAGCGGCACCATGCCGGAAGCGCAGAAGAAAATGATGGCGCAGCGTCTTACCCAGAATAATGCGGAAATCGCATTCGACGCGCTGCTGCTGGGCCTGCGTAAAGACGCCAAAATCAAGTTTGGCGATACCGGCGCAGCACCGCAGCAATAACGAGACGTCTCGCACAAATTTTGCAATTCACTGCAAACCTCAAAGGCCGCTTTCGCGGCCTTTTCCATTTCTGAAATCCGGCGTTTGAGCCGCGTTCTCTGTCCGCTTAAGGTGGCGATGCTGTTAACAAACAAGGAGAACACAGCATGAAACGTGGAATCAAAATCTTTTGTCTCGCCGTCGCGCTGGCTGGCGGTACCTTTTGCACTGCGGCGAACGCGACACCCTCTACCGGAAAAGCTCAGGCAGAGCAGGTGAAAGAAAAACCTGCCGCCGCCGCGCCGCAGGCGAAGCCGGAAAGCGCACCGCAAGCGCTGGAAGAAACTGTGAGCATCAACACCGC
This window contains:
- the hupB gene encoding nucleoid-associated protein HU-beta → MNKSQLIDKIAAGADISKAAAGRALDALIDSVTESLQAGDEVALVGFGTFAVRERAARTGRNPQTGKEITIAAAKVPGFRAGKALKDAVN
- the ppiD gene encoding peptidylprolyl isomerase, translating into MMDNLRAAANHVVLKIILGLIILSFILTGVSNYLIGGNSNYAAKVNDQEISRAQLENAVNAERNNRERRMGERFSELAADEKYMASMRQEVLQGLIDEALIDQYARTLHLEISDEQVRDAIFKNPAFQENGKFDNARYNAIITSMGMSADQYAQALRRQLTTDQLVNAVVGSDFILPGENDQFAALFSQQRQVRTATIAIDALAQKQQVSEQEISDYYQQHTNNFMSPEQFRISYIKLDAAALAENASEEEIQAYYDKHQDAFGQPQRNRYSLIQTKTEADAKAVLAQLKQGADFATLAKEKSVDVITARNGGDMGWLEPGTTPEEFKNAGLKEKGQLSDVIKSSVGFLIVRLDDIEPAKVKPLSEVHNDISAKVKQEKALDAFFALQRTVSDAANNDNESLASAEKAAGVKAVQTDWFSRDAVPQEINFKPVTDAVFGGNLLGQNGTPGSNSDIITVDGDRAFVLRITDHKPQAEKPLAEVKDQVTALVKHEKALKQANDDAQKLLSALNAGKGDDALKAAGIAFSPAKTFERSTMDTLTQPVFALPLPAKDKPSYGIGNDMQGNVVLLALDDVRSGTMPEAQKKMMAQRLTQNNAEIAFDALLLGLRKDAKIKFGDTGAAPQQ
- a CDS encoding helix-hairpin-helix domain-containing protein; protein product: MKRGIKIFCLAVALAGGTFCTAANATPSTGKAQAEQVKEKPAAAAPQAKPESAPQALEETVSINTATADELAQAMNGVGKKKAQSIVSYREEYGPFKSLEDLKQVPGMGNSLVERNLSRIRL